The following proteins are encoded in a genomic region of Paenibacillus sp. FSL H3-0469:
- the ylbJ gene encoding sporulation integral membrane protein YlbJ, which translates to MTLNKIASPLLGIVLAGCMLLMLVHPASALDAALRGLAVWWDVLFPSLFPFFVISEIMLGFGIVHLFGALLDPLMRPLFNLPGSGGFALAMGYVSGYPVGAKLTAKLREQGMITRIEGERLVAFTTSSDPIFLLGAVSVGFFHDASLGLVLALAHYGGGLIVGLLMSFHGRGRPEEAATPLPLPHSGSSSASPEGQGPGRLRAALNAMANARRVDGRSLGELLKSAVTSSLQLIIVVGGLVVFFNVLMELLARAGVMSALFSMTGRLLSLAGFPPGLSAALVSGLFEVTLGARSAGEAAGGVPLQFKAAAAAFILSWGGLSVHAQVASILNGTGLRYLPFMAARLAHALLSAVLLLLLWKPVVSSGLAGQWSAQPAASGLAGPEAALISSISLLCLLLAVMLALSLVVFLLGKLWRQPYARRR; encoded by the coding sequence ATGACTCTGAACAAAATCGCAAGCCCGCTGCTCGGGATCGTGCTGGCGGGCTGTATGCTGCTGATGCTGGTGCATCCCGCAAGCGCTCTGGATGCGGCGCTGCGCGGGCTCGCTGTCTGGTGGGATGTGCTGTTTCCCTCACTGTTTCCGTTCTTCGTCATCTCTGAAATTATGCTGGGCTTCGGCATTGTCCATCTGTTCGGCGCCCTGCTTGATCCGCTGATGCGCCCGCTCTTCAATCTACCCGGCAGCGGCGGCTTCGCCCTAGCAATGGGATATGTATCAGGATACCCTGTCGGTGCGAAATTAACCGCCAAGCTGCGCGAGCAGGGAATGATTACCAGAATTGAGGGCGAGCGGCTCGTCGCCTTTACGACCTCCTCGGACCCGATTTTTCTGCTGGGCGCGGTCTCTGTGGGCTTCTTTCATGACGCTTCTCTTGGGCTTGTGCTTGCCCTTGCCCATTACGGGGGAGGACTCATCGTAGGTCTGCTGATGTCCTTCCATGGCCGGGGCAGGCCGGAAGAAGCAGCTACGCCCCTCCCCCTCCCCCATTCAGGCAGCTCTTCTGCGTCTCCGGAAGGACAAGGCCCCGGAAGGCTTCGGGCAGCACTGAACGCGATGGCAAATGCCCGCCGGGTAGATGGAAGAAGTCTCGGCGAGCTGCTGAAGAGTGCCGTCACCTCCTCGCTCCAGCTCATCATCGTTGTCGGCGGCCTGGTTGTCTTCTTCAATGTGCTGATGGAGCTGCTCGCCCGTGCCGGTGTAATGTCCGCCCTGTTCAGCATGACCGGACGGCTGCTGTCGCTGGCCGGCTTCCCGCCTGGGCTCTCTGCCGCCCTGGTCAGCGGCTTATTCGAAGTGACGCTTGGCGCCAGGTCGGCGGGTGAAGCTGCCGGAGGCGTTCCGCTGCAGTTCAAGGCTGCGGCGGCAGCGTTCATTCTCTCCTGGGGCGGCCTGTCAGTTCATGCGCAGGTCGCCAGTATCCTGAATGGTACCGGACTGCGCTATCTCCCGTTCATGGCCGCCCGCCTGGCGCACGCTCTGCTCTCAGCGGTTCTGCTTCTCCTGCTATGGAAGCCGGTAGTCAGCTCGGGACTGGCCGGTCAGTGGTCCGCACAGCCCGCCGCCTCCGGGCTGGCCGGTCCAGAAGCCGCCCTAATCAGCAGCATCAGCCTGCTCTGCCTTCTGCTCGCAGTTATGCTGGCCCTGTCGCTGGTGGTCTTTCTGCTGGGGAAGCTGTGGCGGCAGCCCTATGCGCGCCGAAGATAA
- a CDS encoding DUF2225 domain-containing protein yields MPELIPLYSIKVTCCNCEHEFSTSRVRPSLKKAIRRDADFCSYYKAENPDYYVVRVCPKCGFASTENSADKLADWQRKSFDAQVGRRWQARSFGEKRNWEEALETYKLALICAQSIKDKERIIASLLHHIAWLYRYQGDTVQEQRFLTYSLDEYVKVFENDSSGGNDARLMYLIGELNRRIGEFAAAVRWFSRVINDQRITDAAMIRASREQWAILREQMRGLDVDPDGLPAGT; encoded by the coding sequence GTGCCGGAATTAATACCGCTGTACTCGATTAAGGTTACCTGCTGTAACTGTGAACATGAATTTTCTACCTCAAGAGTACGTCCCAGCCTCAAAAAGGCTATCCGCCGCGATGCGGACTTCTGCTCCTATTACAAGGCGGAGAATCCCGATTATTATGTGGTTCGGGTCTGTCCGAAGTGCGGCTTTGCCTCCACGGAGAATTCTGCGGACAAGCTGGCTGACTGGCAGCGGAAATCCTTCGATGCCCAGGTAGGAAGACGGTGGCAGGCCCGCAGCTTCGGAGAGAAACGTAACTGGGAGGAAGCGCTGGAGACGTACAAGCTGGCGCTGATCTGCGCACAGAGCATTAAAGACAAGGAACGTATTATCGCAAGCCTGCTGCACCATATTGCCTGGCTCTACCGGTATCAAGGGGATACGGTGCAGGAGCAGCGCTTCCTGACCTATTCGCTGGATGAGTATGTGAAGGTGTTTGAGAATGATTCCTCCGGCGGTAATGATGCGCGGCTGATGTATCTGATTGGTGAGTTGAACCGCCGGATCGGGGAGTTCGCCGCCGCTGTGCGGTGGTTCTCAAGGGTCATTAATGACCAGCGGATTACGGACGCGGCCATGATCCGGGCTTCACGCGAGCAATGGGCCATTCTGCGTGAGCAGATGCGCGGGCTGGACGTTGATCCGGACGGACTTCCGGCAGGTACATAG
- the cyoE gene encoding heme o synthase, translating to MDNQLRYQASSDSASMSAKSPPEGASWRDFITVTKPGIIRSNLIAAFAGYWVASGWDVQYGRLILTLLGTMLVMASACVFNNYFDRDLDMKMERTRERGLPTGRLKPTTVLIYGIGLGIAGLIVLFAFCGVLAGLFGIVGMFVYVVVYTLWLKRTSTWSTSVGAISGAMPPVIGYVAVTGTVDLGAWLLFAMLFLWQPPHFWALGIRRKEEYRAAGFPLLPVVKGTRRTKFQMIPYVALLLPVPVLMYVYDYAGIYYLIVSLALSVGWLYLTLIGFKAKDDEIWAKKSFLFSINYLTLSLIALVLNTIHV from the coding sequence GTGGACAATCAATTGAGATATCAAGCTTCTTCTGATTCCGCATCAATGTCTGCCAAGTCTCCACCGGAAGGTGCAAGCTGGCGCGACTTTATTACCGTTACGAAGCCCGGCATTATCCGCTCCAATCTGATTGCGGCATTCGCAGGCTATTGGGTGGCATCAGGCTGGGATGTACAGTATGGCCGCCTGATTCTGACTTTGCTCGGCACCATGCTGGTCATGGCTTCAGCCTGTGTCTTCAATAATTATTTTGACCGCGATTTGGATATGAAGATGGAACGGACCCGCGAACGCGGACTGCCTACAGGAAGGCTGAAGCCGACCACGGTGCTTATCTATGGCATCGGACTCGGCATTGCCGGGTTGATCGTGCTGTTCGCATTCTGCGGTGTACTGGCCGGATTGTTCGGTATAGTCGGCATGTTCGTCTATGTTGTAGTGTACACCCTTTGGCTCAAAAGAACCTCTACCTGGAGCACCTCCGTAGGTGCGATCTCGGGGGCTATGCCTCCTGTCATCGGCTATGTGGCGGTTACAGGTACAGTGGATCTTGGAGCCTGGCTGCTGTTCGCAATGCTCTTTCTGTGGCAGCCGCCCCATTTCTGGGCACTTGGCATCCGCCGCAAGGAGGAGTACAGAGCAGCAGGCTTTCCGCTCCTTCCGGTTGTGAAGGGGACGCGGCGCACCAAGTTCCAGATGATTCCTTATGTCGCGCTGCTGCTCCCCGTGCCTGTGCTGATGTATGTCTATGACTACGCAGGTATTTATTATCTTATTGTATCACTGGCCTTGTCGGTTGGCTGGCTCTACTTAACCCTCATCGGATTCAAGGCCAAGGATGATGAGATCTGGGCGAAGAAAAGCTTCCTCTTCTCCATTAACTATCTGACCTTAAGCCTGATTGCCCTGGTGCTGAATACCATTCATGTGTAA
- a CDS encoding O-methyltransferase, with translation MDLVFHELQEELSGLNSGTVFVQIRNNIIGKFGVRHNPLAGRSGSFAAEQEGLTSRQQFSFRVMALESLKYKKRWTHGEISYEFAVRQGMVVVDATLESNYNMANLMIRYPRSSHGEASDQSFG, from the coding sequence ATGGATCTGGTATTTCATGAGCTGCAGGAGGAATTGTCAGGATTGAATTCAGGGACCGTATTTGTACAGATCAGGAATAATATTATCGGCAAGTTCGGGGTCCGCCACAATCCGCTCGCCGGACGCAGCGGAAGCTTCGCAGCCGAACAGGAGGGGCTGACTTCTAGGCAGCAATTCTCATTCCGCGTCATGGCACTGGAGAGCCTGAAGTATAAGAAACGGTGGACGCATGGAGAGATCAGCTACGAATTTGCTGTACGTCAGGGAATGGTGGTGGTGGACGCCACACTGGAGTCCAACTACAATATGGCGAACCTGATGATCCGTTATCCGCGCAGCAGTCACGGTGAGGCCTCGGATCAATCCTTCGGCTGA
- a CDS encoding M3 family oligoendopeptidase — MKQPLSLTWELESIFPGGSASPQFESFLSVLESDIERLRAQVAAAAAPADAASTKGLDPVIELLQSCAGRLTQASEFAGCLGAQNQLDKGAVRLSSKVTGLRASYEGISSAFDNVLRQTSDAVWGEWMARPEIAPLNFVLSESRSLAREKMSPELESLALELAVDGYHGWSEHYETIVGQIQIPCEEDGEEKLLSAGQAFNKLTDENPEVRRTMFRKWEEAWGGAADYCADTLNHLAGFRLKLYKGRGWEDVLKEPLGINRMSRETLDVMWDVITKSKPALVSYLKRKAEILGLESLAWVDVDAPVGKSSGKIPYEQAAADIVTQFRKFSPKLADFAERAFDKDWIEVEDRAAKRPGGFCVSFPESKESRIFMTYSGTPSNVSTLAHELGHAYHSFLLEDQPLFNQNYAMNVAETASTFAEVIVSDAQVKSAADSDEKLALLEAKIQNSVAFFMNIHARFLFETRFYEKRKAGLVSSEELSALMEEAQKEAFCGVLSEYHPHFWASKLHFYITDVPFYNFPYTVGYMFSTGLYRLALQEGASFADKYDSLLQDTGVMTLEDLVSKHLGVDLSKPDFWQGAADLIIADINEFLEMTEQRA, encoded by the coding sequence ATGAAACAACCGTTATCACTGACATGGGAACTGGAATCGATTTTTCCGGGAGGCTCTGCCTCTCCGCAGTTCGAGAGCTTCCTGAGCGTGCTCGAATCCGATATTGAACGTCTGCGCGCGCAGGTGGCTGCCGCTGCTGCACCGGCTGATGCGGCTTCAACGAAGGGGCTGGACCCGGTCATTGAGCTGCTGCAGAGCTGTGCCGGACGTCTTACACAGGCCTCGGAATTCGCCGGTTGTCTGGGTGCACAGAATCAGCTCGACAAAGGGGCGGTGAGACTGTCCTCCAAGGTAACGGGACTGCGCGCCAGTTATGAGGGCATCAGCTCTGCCTTCGATAACGTGCTGCGCCAGACCTCTGATGCGGTATGGGGGGAGTGGATGGCCCGGCCGGAGATTGCCCCGCTGAATTTCGTGCTCAGTGAGAGCCGGAGTCTGGCCCGTGAGAAGATGAGCCCGGAGCTGGAGAGCCTGGCACTTGAGCTTGCAGTTGACGGTTATCATGGCTGGAGCGAGCATTATGAGACCATTGTCGGACAGATCCAGATTCCTTGTGAAGAAGACGGGGAAGAGAAGCTGCTCTCTGCCGGTCAAGCCTTCAACAAGCTGACGGACGAGAATCCTGAGGTCCGCCGTACGATGTTCCGCAAATGGGAAGAAGCCTGGGGCGGGGCGGCCGACTATTGTGCAGATACCTTGAATCATCTGGCAGGCTTCCGCCTGAAGCTGTACAAGGGCCGCGGCTGGGAGGATGTGCTGAAGGAGCCGCTGGGCATCAACCGCATGTCCCGTGAGACTCTGGATGTCATGTGGGACGTGATCACGAAGAGTAAGCCCGCACTGGTATCCTATCTGAAGCGCAAGGCGGAGATTCTGGGTCTGGAGTCACTCGCCTGGGTCGATGTGGATGCGCCTGTCGGCAAGTCCTCCGGCAAAATTCCCTATGAACAGGCAGCCGCCGACATCGTGACCCAGTTCCGCAAATTCAGTCCGAAGCTGGCGGATTTCGCCGAGCGCGCCTTCGACAAGGATTGGATTGAGGTTGAAGACCGGGCCGCGAAGCGTCCGGGCGGCTTCTGCGTCTCCTTCCCGGAGAGCAAGGAATCCCGTATCTTCATGACTTACAGCGGTACGCCGTCCAATGTATCCACACTTGCGCATGAGCTGGGCCATGCCTATCATTCCTTCCTGCTGGAGGACCAGCCGCTGTTCAACCAGAACTATGCAATGAACGTGGCGGAGACCGCTTCTACCTTTGCGGAGGTCATTGTGTCGGATGCACAGGTGAAATCTGCGGCGGACAGTGATGAGAAGCTGGCACTGCTTGAAGCGAAGATCCAGAACAGTGTGGCGTTCTTCATGAATATCCATGCCCGCTTCCTGTTCGAGACCCGCTTCTATGAGAAGCGCAAGGCAGGTCTGGTAAGCAGTGAGGAATTGTCCGCGCTGATGGAGGAAGCCCAGAAGGAAGCCTTCTGCGGGGTTCTCTCCGAATATCATCCGCATTTTTGGGCGTCGAAGCTTCATTTCTATATCACGGATGTGCCGTTCTACAACTTCCCGTATACGGTAGGGTATATGTTCAGCACCGGTCTATACCGGCTTGCACTGCAAGAAGGGGCTTCCTTTGCCGATAAGTATGACAGCCTGCTGCAGGATACCGGAGTGATGACGCTGGAGGATCTGGTGTCGAAGCATCTGGGCGTTGATTTGTCCAAGCCGGATTTCTGGCAGGGGGCGGCGGATTTAATCATTGCCGATATTAATGAATTCCTGGAAATGACGGAACAACGCGCCTAA
- a CDS encoding alpha/beta-type small acid-soluble spore protein, producing MGQAGQQSRGSRSNNLVVPQANAALQQLKYEAAQELGVTIPADGYYGNYTSRETGSLGGYITKRLVQLAEQQLSGRS from the coding sequence ATGGGTCAAGCAGGTCAACAAAGTCGTGGTAGCCGTTCTAACAACCTGGTCGTTCCTCAAGCGAATGCAGCGCTGCAGCAGTTGAAATATGAAGCAGCACAAGAGCTTGGAGTAACTATTCCGGCTGACGGTTATTATGGGAACTATACTTCCCGCGAAACTGGTTCTTTGGGAGGATATATCACCAAACGTCTGGTGCAACTGGCAGAGCAACAACTGTCTGGTCGTTCGTAA
- a CDS encoding SCO family protein: protein MQTLKRYKWTWLLLLLAVIMAVYLAVKSFDFGGEKLPVIGQVQDFSLENVDGKQISLADTAGKARLVYFFFTVCPDVCPITTYMLSETQNILVKDGSFGKDVEFVSISFDPKNDTREAIKAFADKFHADYSGWYFLRGDQEQVRKLAAESFKVLIYGTSKDDFAHANLIGLVDKNNQLRGLYDAGDTENVTPEFLARTVKKLARE, encoded by the coding sequence GTGCAGACCTTGAAACGTTACAAATGGACCTGGCTGTTGCTGCTGCTCGCAGTAATTATGGCGGTCTATCTGGCAGTCAAATCGTTTGATTTCGGAGGTGAGAAGCTGCCGGTCATCGGTCAGGTACAGGACTTCTCCCTGGAGAATGTGGACGGAAAGCAGATCAGTCTGGCGGATACGGCAGGTAAGGCAAGGCTGGTCTATTTCTTCTTCACCGTCTGTCCCGATGTGTGTCCGATTACCACCTATATGCTGTCAGAGACGCAGAATATACTGGTTAAAGACGGCAGCTTCGGCAAAGACGTTGAATTCGTCTCGATCTCTTTCGATCCGAAGAATGATACAAGGGAAGCGATCAAAGCCTTCGCTGACAAGTTCCATGCCGATTACAGCGGATGGTACTTCCTGCGGGGGGATCAGGAGCAGGTACGCAAGCTGGCAGCGGAATCCTTTAAGGTGCTGATCTACGGCACGAGCAAGGATGATTTCGCCCATGCGAACCTCATTGGTCTGGTGGACAAGAACAACCAGCTCCGGGGATTATACGATGCCGGGGATACGGAGAATGTAACGCCGGAGTTTCTGGCCAGAACGGTTAAGAAGCTGGCCCGTGAATAG
- a CDS encoding aldose 1-epimerase, producing MKQVTKGQWNGYDTYILHSRELEVTLLPRLGNNVISLWDRTMERQILRQPEESDLASYMQKPYHFGLPLLVPPGRIRGGSFQFEGTSYQFDRNAGEHHIHGLHRTQAWCVSDIEEDEDGCAVTTEFLTMDDPEWIRQFPEPLKLEMTFRLQDDRLQQTLRVTHLGSKSVPFGAGYHTWFMLDGTPSRWNVTLPAGAVYELSEDLLPTGQLLPLGELTSLHTRLNLQGADLDTVLRIAEGQPAEAVLMRDDGYGLRYSADPDFFCHWILYTKGEADQFLCIEPLTWLPDAPNLQQDASVTGLITLEPGQTLVLGGTLQMIYPER from the coding sequence ATGAAACAGGTGACCAAAGGGCAGTGGAACGGTTATGATACGTATATTTTGCATAGCCGGGAACTGGAAGTCACGCTTCTGCCCCGGCTGGGTAATAACGTAATTTCATTATGGGACCGCACCATGGAGCGGCAGATCCTCCGTCAGCCTGAAGAAAGCGACTTGGCATCATATATGCAGAAACCTTATCACTTCGGCCTGCCCCTCCTGGTGCCGCCTGGACGGATACGCGGCGGAAGCTTCCAGTTCGAGGGCACAAGCTACCAGTTCGACCGCAATGCGGGAGAACATCATATTCACGGACTGCACCGCACCCAGGCCTGGTGTGTCAGTGACATTGAAGAAGACGAGGACGGCTGCGCGGTCACCACTGAATTCCTTACCATGGATGATCCGGAGTGGATCAGACAATTTCCCGAGCCGCTGAAGCTTGAAATGACCTTCCGGCTTCAGGATGACCGGCTCCAGCAGACGCTCAGGGTCACTCATCTCGGCAGCAAAAGTGTTCCTTTTGGCGCAGGCTACCACACCTGGTTCATGCTGGACGGAACACCTTCCCGCTGGAATGTTACCCTTCCTGCCGGGGCTGTCTATGAGCTGAGTGAGGATCTCCTGCCTACTGGACAGCTATTGCCGCTCGGGGAGCTTACGAGCCTGCACACCCGGCTGAATCTTCAAGGTGCGGACCTGGATACCGTCCTGCGTATAGCAGAGGGCCAGCCTGCCGAGGCCGTATTGATGCGGGATGATGGATATGGGCTGCGTTACTCAGCCGATCCTGACTTCTTCTGCCACTGGATTCTCTATACCAAAGGCGAAGCCGACCAGTTCCTGTGCATTGAACCGCTCACCTGGCTCCCGGATGCACCTAATCTCCAGCAGGACGCCTCCGTTACCGGGCTGATCACGCTTGAACCCGGACAGACGCTCGTTCTGGGGGGCACGCTGCAGATGATTTATCCGGAGCGGTAA
- a CDS encoding YycC family protein, with amino-acid sequence MKPLQISPETAITLSKKLGVPLEHLMHMPQHILLQKIAELSKKPGSETTEDSAPAPSSEKDKQ; translated from the coding sequence ATGAAGCCACTGCAAATATCGCCGGAGACGGCCATCACCTTATCGAAAAAACTCGGCGTTCCGCTGGAACACCTGATGCATATGCCCCAACATATCCTGCTGCAAAAGATCGCTGAATTATCCAAGAAGCCCGGAAGCGAGACCACTGAGGACAGCGCACCTGCTCCCTCCAGTGAGAAGGATAAGCAATGA
- the trpS gene encoding tryptophan--tRNA ligase, which produces MAKKVLSGIQPSGSLTLGNYIGAIKNFVKLQKEYECYFMVVDLHAITVAQDPAALRENSESVAALYLAAGIDPSIAHVYMQSHVPQHAELGWILTTLTAMGELERMTQFKDKSAGKESVGAGLFVYPSLMAADILVYNADLVPVGEDQKQHLELTRDLAGRFNHRFGDFFTVPEPYIPEVGARIMSLDDGTKKMSKSDPNPGSRIGLLDPPDVIRKKISRATTDSGREVIFDPAAKPEISNLMSIYAECSGMSLQQIADKYEGQMYGGFKKELAEVVVALLEPIQQRYQDIRSSGMLSDILAQGAESARISAARTLEGVKERMGFLPTR; this is translated from the coding sequence ATGGCTAAAAAAGTATTGTCGGGCATACAGCCCAGCGGTTCACTCACACTCGGTAATTATATCGGGGCAATCAAGAATTTCGTCAAGCTTCAAAAGGAATACGAATGTTACTTCATGGTGGTCGATCTGCATGCCATTACGGTAGCCCAGGACCCCGCAGCTCTGCGTGAGAATTCCGAATCAGTTGCCGCGCTGTATCTCGCTGCAGGCATCGATCCGTCCATTGCACATGTCTATATGCAGTCCCATGTGCCGCAGCATGCCGAGCTTGGATGGATTCTGACTACGCTCACTGCCATGGGTGAGCTGGAGCGGATGACACAGTTCAAGGATAAGTCGGCCGGCAAAGAATCCGTGGGCGCAGGCCTGTTCGTCTATCCGTCGCTGATGGCCGCCGATATTCTGGTCTATAATGCGGATCTTGTGCCGGTAGGCGAAGACCAGAAGCAGCATCTGGAGCTGACCCGTGACCTGGCGGGACGCTTCAATCACCGGTTCGGTGACTTCTTCACCGTCCCTGAGCCTTACATTCCGGAGGTCGGAGCGCGGATTATGTCCCTGGATGACGGCACCAAGAAGATGAGCAAAAGCGATCCCAACCCCGGCAGCAGAATCGGACTTCTGGACCCGCCTGATGTGATCCGCAAAAAGATCAGCCGGGCCACAACCGATTCCGGCCGTGAGGTTATCTTCGACCCGGCAGCTAAGCCGGAGATCAGCAATCTGATGAGCATCTATGCCGAGTGCTCGGGAATGAGCCTGCAGCAGATTGCCGACAAATATGAAGGCCAAATGTACGGCGGCTTCAAAAAAGAGCTGGCTGAAGTGGTCGTAGCCCTGCTGGAGCCGATCCAGCAAAGATATCAGGACATCCGCAGCTCAGGGATGCTGAGTGATATTCTGGCTCAGGGTGCCGAAAGTGCACGGATCAGTGCTGCCCGGACCCTGGAGGGCGTGAAGGAACGGATGGGCTTCCTGCCTACCCGTTAA
- a CDS encoding metal-dependent hydrolase, with protein MDTATHFVMGLGLAGLSFVDPLVASNGTLAGAVMVATVLASQAPDADTALRLKDNAVYIRNHRGITHSLPFLLLWPALITVVIGPLFGFTDLGTLSHVALWSFIGVAVHVFSDLFNTYGTQAARPFTEKWIAWNIIHIFDPFIFGSHAAAIILWISGMVPPAPLFITLYACIVLYYIWRTLVHARITRSIKNKDVHHHAGDRYYVIPTISPTRWNVVKAKPDGSYNVGLLNSGRLEWFKHAVCSTHPAVEHSKSHPDIQAFLYFTSYAVAEVEELPSGYIVRWGDVRYLHRKQFPFVAVLVMDHEYKPLNTYVGWLSSEKLDERFAIDPGTVKL; from the coding sequence ATGGATACTGCCACACATTTTGTTATGGGACTTGGACTTGCAGGTCTGTCCTTCGTCGATCCGCTCGTCGCTTCTAATGGAACGCTTGCCGGAGCGGTGATGGTAGCTACTGTACTGGCTTCTCAGGCACCGGATGCCGATACCGCCCTGCGTCTGAAGGATAACGCGGTATATATCCGCAATCACAGGGGAATCACCCATTCACTGCCCTTTTTACTGCTGTGGCCGGCATTGATCACAGTGGTCATCGGGCCGCTCTTTGGCTTCACGGACCTCGGCACCTTAAGCCATGTTGCGCTCTGGAGCTTCATCGGCGTTGCCGTCCATGTATTCTCCGATCTGTTCAACACTTACGGGACTCAGGCCGCCCGCCCGTTCACCGAGAAATGGATCGCCTGGAATATCATCCATATCTTCGATCCGTTTATCTTCGGCAGCCATGCAGCGGCGATTATTCTCTGGATCAGCGGAATGGTACCGCCCGCTCCACTATTCATTACCTTGTACGCCTGCATCGTCTTGTACTACATCTGGCGGACCCTTGTTCATGCCCGCATTACACGCAGCATCAAGAACAAGGATGTTCACCACCATGCAGGTGACCGATATTATGTGATCCCCACCATTTCGCCAACGCGGTGGAACGTGGTCAAAGCCAAGCCGGACGGCAGCTACAATGTCGGGCTGCTGAACAGCGGGCGGCTGGAATGGTTCAAGCATGCGGTGTGCTCCACTCACCCCGCTGTCGAGCATTCCAAATCCCATCCGGATATTCAGGCCTTCCTGTACTTCACCTCTTACGCTGTCGCGGAGGTGGAGGAGCTGCCCTCTGGTTATATTGTACGCTGGGGAGATGTCCGTTATTTACACCGTAAGCAATTCCCGTTCGTGGCTGTCCTGGTAATGGATCATGAGTATAAACCGCTGAATACTTATGTCGGATGGCTAAGCAGCGAGAAGCTCGATGAACGCTTCGCCATTGACCCGGGAACCGTCAAGCTGTAG
- a CDS encoding DNA primase, with protein sequence MSITIIVEGKNDRSRLRRLLKPEVDILCTFGTLNTLKLESLRNTIRDGEVYLYMDNDSSGKKIRAVLRDAFPDAVHMYTRKGYAGVEGTPDEYNITQLEKAGLEDFIIYPQPYLQGIEG encoded by the coding sequence ATGTCCATCACCATTATTGTCGAAGGCAAGAACGACCGCAGCAGACTGAGGCGGCTGCTTAAACCAGAGGTCGACATTCTGTGCACCTTCGGTACGCTGAATACCCTGAAGCTGGAATCCCTGCGAAATACCATCCGGGACGGAGAAGTCTACCTGTATATGGACAATGACAGCTCCGGCAAAAAAATCCGTGCTGTCCTTCGCGACGCCTTCCCCGATGCCGTGCATATGTATACGCGCAAGGGCTATGCCGGAGTGGAAGGCACTCCCGATGAATATAACATCACCCAGCTGGAGAAGGCCGGACTTGAAGATTTCATTATTTACCCCCAGCCGTATCTCCAGGGGATAGAAGGATAA
- a CDS encoding globin, with protein sequence MNPKESLYDSLGGAEGIHRLVTVFYAKVQLHPQLSPLFPEDITPVLEKQYQFLSQFFGGPALFSEQHGHPMMRARHMHVPITPALAEDWLACMKAALEEIGVEESLRTFVLSRLAGPAHHFVNMPHE encoded by the coding sequence ATGAATCCGAAAGAGAGCCTGTATGACAGCCTGGGAGGTGCTGAGGGAATTCACCGTCTGGTAACTGTATTCTATGCCAAGGTGCAGCTTCACCCGCAGCTCAGCCCGCTATTCCCTGAAGATATTACTCCGGTGCTGGAGAAGCAATATCAGTTCTTGAGCCAATTCTTTGGAGGCCCTGCTCTGTTCTCCGAGCAGCATGGCCATCCCATGATGAGAGCCAGACATATGCATGTCCCCATCACTCCTGCTCTGGCGGAGGATTGGCTCGCCTGCATGAAGGCAGCGCTTGAGGAGATTGGTGTGGAAGAGTCTCTCCGGACCTTTGTTCTGAGCCGGCTGGCTGGTCCCGCCCATCATTTTGTCAATATGCCCCATGAATAA